From the genome of Mixophyes fleayi isolate aMixFle1 chromosome 2, aMixFle1.hap1, whole genome shotgun sequence, one region includes:
- the NDUFV3 gene encoding NADH dehydrogenase [ubiquinone] flavoprotein 3, mitochondrial, which translates to MAAPTLRAVRRLRLEAFLLPRINVTPVRAKNGGKRSSHTGISKTLVSFPVKFSNFQDTASGENRNRSHPEPLTTVHAPVPDAGSVSGQSEGDVQIGHEVSQQEIQRADKEPQQEDDSSSSSSDSESEEEEEDAAPAHNKKRESDGTSIQASDHRQSPTHVERPLTQEHKGTEVLKEKSAGNEKSEVLVDTAPSVAAEEQMTVVGCQSLGGIEKSEVLVDTAPSVAAEEQMTVVGCQSLGGIENSEVLVDTAPSVAAEEQTTVVGCRSLGGIENSEVLVDTAPSVAAEEQTTVVGCQSLGGKERERSEDGEILPVGPSSSDGIEATGTQILPSGKCEELPKGIEEEPAVSLSPPAPPAAPAPEEPFDNSKYQNEQHFSYTPFTFVEYDVELAKFRLPQPSSGRPSPRE; encoded by the exons ATGGCGGCTCCTACGCTGAGAGCTGTGAGGAGGCTGCGGCTGGAG GCTTTCCTTCTACCGAGGATCAATGTAACACCAGTCCGGGCCAAGAATGGAG GTAAGCGATCATCtcacacaggaatcagtaaaacattgGTGTCTTTCCCCGTGAAATTCTCTAATTTCCAGGACACGGCATCAGGTGAGAATAGAAATCGGTCTCATCCTGAACCACTTACAACTGTCCATGCACCAGTGCCAGATGCGGGAAGTGTGAGCGGACAGTCAGAGGGAGATGTGCAGATAGGACATGAGGTGTCACAGCAGGAAATACAAAGAGCAGACAAAGAACCTCAGCAGGAAGATGATTCCTCAAGTTCCAGCTCTGATTCCGAgagtgaagaggaggaggaagatgctGCTCCTGCGCACAACAAGAAAAGAGAGAGTGACGGAACATCTATCCAGGCATCTGACCATCGTCAAAGTCCCACTCATGTAGAAAGGCCATTAACACAAGAACACAAAGGAACAGAGGTCCTAAAAGAAAAGTCTGCTGGAAATGAGAAAAGTGAAGTCCTGGTGGACACTGCTCCATCTGTAGCTGCAGAGGAACAGATGACCGTTGTAGGTTGCCAGAGTCTTGGTGGAATTGAGAAAAGTGAAGTCCTGGTGGACACTGCTCCATCTGTAGCTGCAGAGGAACAGATGACCGTTGTAGGTTGCCAGAGTCTTGGTGGAATTGAGAACAGTGAAGTCCTGGTGGACACTGCTCCATCTGTAGCTGCAGAGGAACAGACGACCGTTGTAGGTTGCCGGAGTCTTGGTGGAATTGAGAACAGTGAAGTCCTGGTGGACACTGCTCCATCTGTAGCTGCAGAGGAACAGACGACCGTTGTAGGTTGCCAGAGTCTTGGTGGAAAAGAGAGGGAAAGGTCAGAAGATGGTGAGATTCTTCCAGTTGGACCTTCATCCTCGGATGGTATAGAGGCAACTGGAACCCAAATTCTTCCCTCTGGAAAATGCGAGGAGCTTCCAAAAGGAATAGAAGAGGAGCCAGCAGTTTCAT tGTCGCCTCCAGCGCCCCCTGCTGCCCCTGCTCCTGAAGAGCCCTTTGATAATTCCAAATACCAGAACGAGCAGCATTTTTCTTACACACCCTTCACCTTTGTAGAGTATGATGTAGAGCTTGCTAAGTTTCGCCTCCCTCAGCCATCATCAGGTCGTCCTTCACCCCGAGAATGA
- the WDR4 gene encoding tRNA (guanine-N(7)-)-methyltransferase non-catalytic subunit WDR4 isoform X1, protein MLRLRARNLCIIVGSRLLGGRTGFCDGFFVFDSSILEIKPPTQEQDSSSKVSETDKILAAAFSPSGEYFAFTDDRKRLVLLKSEPAWEKVSVRWVSRRCTSLTFSACGTRVLVADKSGDVFSFSVTSSHEDGRLELGHLSMLLDLAVSPGGEHIITCDRDEKIRVSLWEAPHVISAFCLGHREFVSQLLVPPGLEKLLLSGSGDGTLRLWRYETGQEIQSWEICGIQRPEDTQEFTRFAVSRISCCPRGENVAVLCDGVPGIYLFSISGSHLTHVQYVPLSYVPVDLDFEDSASLWVLSGVREDAVELHRYKDGHWQAAPQDDYLKRLKEAVRENWGEMEVSVTQENRFSGLYKAVCDNMASYLQKKEARLQTEKRKLSTGQPGTAMKVQKT, encoded by the exons ATGCTGCGACTGAGAGCCAGGAACCTGTGTATCATTGTGGGGAGCCGCCTGCTGGGGGGCAGAACCGG GTTCTGTGATGGCTTTTTCGTGTTTGATTCCAGCATTCTGGAGATAAAACCTCCAACACAAGA ACAGGACTCTTCCTCCAAGGTATCCGAGACAGATAAGATCCTGGCTGCGGCTTTCTCCCCGTCAGGAGAATATTTTGCTTTTACAGATGACCGTAAAAGACTAGTCCTGTTGAAGAGTGAACCAGCGTGGGAAAAAGTCAGCGTAAG ATGGGTCTCCCGGCGCTGTACGTCTCTCACCTTCTCCGCCTGTGGAACCCGCGTGTTGGTGGCAGATAAATCCGGAGATGTTTTCTCGTTCTCTGTGACGAGTTCCCACGAGGACGGTCGTCTGGAGCTCGGCCATCTGTCTATGTTACTGGACCTG GCGGTGAGTCCAGGGGGAGAACATATCATCACGTGTGACCGTGATGAGAAGATCCGCGTCAGTCTGTGGGAGGCACCACATGTCATCAGTGCGTTCTGCCTCGGACACAGAGA ATTTGTGTCACAACTACTGGTGCCCCCAGGACTGGAGAAACTGCTCCTCTCTGGATCAGGA GATGGGACATTGCGTCTCTGGAGATACGAGACCGGTCAAGAGATCCAGAGCTGGGAAATCTGCGGTATCCAGAGGCCTGAAGATACGCAAGAGTTCACG agATTTGCGGTCTCCAGAATCAGTTGCTGCCCCCGAGGAGAGAATGTGGCTGTACTGTGTGACGG TGTTCCCGGTATCTACCTGTTCTCCATCTCTGGTTCACACCTCACACACGTGCAGTATGTCCCACTGTCCTATGTCCCCGTGGACCTGGACTTTGAAGACTCTGCCTCCCTCTGGGTATTATCTGGTGTCAGAGAAGACGCTGTAGAGCTGCACCGATACAAAGATGGACACTGGCAG GCTGCACCACAAGATGATTATTTGAAGAGACTGAAAGAGGCCGTCCGGGAGAACTGGGGTGAGATGGAAG TGTCTGTGACTCAGGAGAACCGGTTCAGCGGTTTGTATAAAGCGGTTTGTGATAATATGGCCTCCTACCTGCAGAAGAAGGAAGCGCGTCTTCAGACCGAAAAACGGAAATTGTCCACTGGTCAACCTGGCACTGCTATGAAAGTACAGAAGACGTGA
- the WDR4 gene encoding tRNA (guanine-N(7)-)-methyltransferase non-catalytic subunit WDR4 isoform X2 has product MLRLRARNLCIIVGSRLLGGRTGFCDGFFVFDSSILEIKPPTQEQDSSSKVSETDKILAAAFSPSGEYFAFTDDRKRLVLLKSEPAWEKVSVRWVSRRCTSLTFSACGTRVLVADKSGDVFSFSVTSSHEDGRLELGHLSMLLDLDGTLRLWRYETGQEIQSWEICGIQRPEDTQEFTRFAVSRISCCPRGENVAVLCDGVPGIYLFSISGSHLTHVQYVPLSYVPVDLDFEDSASLWVLSGVREDAVELHRYKDGHWQAAPQDDYLKRLKEAVRENWGEMEVSVTQENRFSGLYKAVCDNMASYLQKKEARLQTEKRKLSTGQPGTAMKVQKT; this is encoded by the exons ATGCTGCGACTGAGAGCCAGGAACCTGTGTATCATTGTGGGGAGCCGCCTGCTGGGGGGCAGAACCGG GTTCTGTGATGGCTTTTTCGTGTTTGATTCCAGCATTCTGGAGATAAAACCTCCAACACAAGA ACAGGACTCTTCCTCCAAGGTATCCGAGACAGATAAGATCCTGGCTGCGGCTTTCTCCCCGTCAGGAGAATATTTTGCTTTTACAGATGACCGTAAAAGACTAGTCCTGTTGAAGAGTGAACCAGCGTGGGAAAAAGTCAGCGTAAG ATGGGTCTCCCGGCGCTGTACGTCTCTCACCTTCTCCGCCTGTGGAACCCGCGTGTTGGTGGCAGATAAATCCGGAGATGTTTTCTCGTTCTCTGTGACGAGTTCCCACGAGGACGGTCGTCTGGAGCTCGGCCATCTGTCTATGTTACTGGACCTG GATGGGACATTGCGTCTCTGGAGATACGAGACCGGTCAAGAGATCCAGAGCTGGGAAATCTGCGGTATCCAGAGGCCTGAAGATACGCAAGAGTTCACG agATTTGCGGTCTCCAGAATCAGTTGCTGCCCCCGAGGAGAGAATGTGGCTGTACTGTGTGACGG TGTTCCCGGTATCTACCTGTTCTCCATCTCTGGTTCACACCTCACACACGTGCAGTATGTCCCACTGTCCTATGTCCCCGTGGACCTGGACTTTGAAGACTCTGCCTCCCTCTGGGTATTATCTGGTGTCAGAGAAGACGCTGTAGAGCTGCACCGATACAAAGATGGACACTGGCAG GCTGCACCACAAGATGATTATTTGAAGAGACTGAAAGAGGCCGTCCGGGAGAACTGGGGTGAGATGGAAG TGTCTGTGACTCAGGAGAACCGGTTCAGCGGTTTGTATAAAGCGGTTTGTGATAATATGGCCTCCTACCTGCAGAAGAAGGAAGCGCGTCTTCAGACCGAAAAACGGAAATTGTCCACTGGTCAACCTGGCACTGCTATGAAAGTACAGAAGACGTGA